In Synechocystis sp. PCC 6714, the following are encoded in one genomic region:
- a CDS encoding TIGR00266 family protein, with translation MELGSSVVVPHSSVLYKIRHYPNSVLAVTLKPRERLYVSLGSLISMDRGLVITRIAGGGWLRALARFLLGKDNLMLNAIHNPTDQSLSFTLGKALPGNLTRLNLPKNGIVVSPRVHIAHTSGVNMGVHWLGLSSWWAGHGLLGLKLQGKGRVFLGSYGTLNQLSCPQSFVVEHSHLVAFQPKLKLKVNFPRGIIGDMQSGRGLSSRLQGSGNIYWQSRSLSSLGRFIRLRLR, from the coding sequence ATGGAACTAGGTTCCTCCGTTGTTGTTCCCCACTCATCCGTGCTGTACAAAATTCGCCACTACCCCAACTCTGTATTGGCTGTTACCCTCAAACCAAGGGAACGCCTCTATGTTAGCCTTGGTTCTTTGATCAGCATGGACAGGGGGTTGGTAATTACCCGGATTGCTGGAGGGGGTTGGCTTCGGGCCCTAGCGAGGTTTTTATTGGGCAAAGACAATCTAATGCTCAATGCCATCCATAATCCCACCGATCAATCGTTAAGTTTTACCCTAGGTAAGGCTCTGCCGGGAAATTTGACCCGTCTGAACTTACCCAAAAATGGCATTGTCGTCAGCCCCCGGGTACACATTGCCCATACCAGTGGCGTCAATATGGGGGTGCACTGGCTTGGTTTATCCAGTTGGTGGGCAGGCCATGGTCTTTTGGGTTTGAAACTCCAGGGTAAGGGCCGCGTCTTCCTTGGTAGCTACGGCACCCTCAATCAGTTGTCCTGTCCCCAGAGTTTTGTGGTGGAACATTCCCATCTGGTGGCCTTCCAGCCCAAGCTCAAGCTCAAAGTAAATTTTCCCAGGGGCATTATCGGCGACATGCAATCCGGTCGGGGGCTGAGTTCCCGTCTACAGGGCAGTGGTAACATTTACTGGCAATCCCGCAGTCTGAGTAGTTTAGGGCGTTTTATTCGGCTCCGACTGCGCTAA
- a CDS encoding M23 family metallopeptidase: MNSFWGNFCQYLSNLSEPVGKYRYRRPLIFCLALGMTSTSLTLGLGLGGDATAQYVPIATSSTNPWQYASFPVENFQQYTSGFGPRRAPTPGASTFHNGLDLAAPLGSYIRNWWHGTVVEMSDHTGCGTMVRIQSGAWQHTYCHLMGQVEVHQGQRYLVDRQGGIVLQQGQQVMAGMRIGRVGMTGRTTGPHLHWELRHNGVLVDPALVLQAMYGGAT, from the coding sequence ATGAATTCCTTCTGGGGGAATTTCTGTCAGTATTTGTCAAATTTATCCGAACCTGTGGGGAAATACCGTTACCGACGGCCCCTAATCTTTTGCCTTGCCCTGGGGATGACCAGCACTAGCTTAACGTTGGGTTTGGGTCTTGGGGGAGACGCCACCGCCCAGTATGTTCCGATCGCCACTAGTTCCACCAACCCTTGGCAGTATGCCTCCTTCCCGGTGGAAAATTTCCAGCAATACACTTCTGGGTTTGGCCCCCGCCGGGCCCCCACTCCTGGAGCGAGCACTTTCCATAATGGTCTGGATTTGGCTGCCCCCCTGGGCAGTTATATTCGTAATTGGTGGCATGGCACAGTGGTGGAAATGTCCGATCACACTGGCTGTGGCACCATGGTGCGGATTCAGTCCGGTGCTTGGCAACATACCTACTGCCATTTAATGGGCCAGGTGGAAGTACATCAGGGACAAAGGTATTTAGTCGATCGCCAGGGGGGTATTGTGCTCCAACAGGGGCAACAGGTAATGGCTGGAATGCGGATTGGCCGGGTAGGTATGACGGGGAGAACCACGGGGCCCCATCTCCATTGGGAATTACGCCATAACGGAGTTTTAGTAGATCCAGCCCTGGTGTTACAGGCCATGTACGGGGGAGCAACCTAG
- the larB gene encoding nickel pincer cofactor biosynthesis protein LarB → MTPDFLQQLLMAIARGHTSAQEGFEQLKHLSFQAIDDFAKVDHQRQLRTGFPEVVWGPGKTPEQIEYIIQALAVHNPVVLVTRVEPEVADMLGDRIPLLQYYPQARICALVQTPLQVKYAGTIGVLSAGTADLPVAEEAAITASLCGFRVEKLWDVGVAGIHRLLSHRELIQAMDVLIVVAGMEGALPSVVAGLVDCPVIGVPTSVGYGTSFGGVAPLLTMLNSCAVGVGVVNIDNGFGAAMLAGQILRTGDRLQSKSTMANGGQGS, encoded by the coding sequence ATGACCCCAGATTTCCTCCAACAATTGCTCATGGCGATCGCCCGTGGCCACACCAGTGCCCAAGAGGGTTTTGAGCAGCTAAAACATCTCAGCTTCCAGGCGATCGATGATTTTGCCAAAGTGGATCATCAGCGACAACTGCGGACGGGCTTTCCAGAAGTGGTGTGGGGCCCCGGCAAAACGCCAGAACAAATTGAGTACATTATCCAAGCCTTAGCGGTGCATAACCCGGTGGTGCTGGTAACCAGGGTGGAGCCGGAGGTAGCGGATATGCTTGGCGATCGCATTCCTCTGTTGCAGTACTATCCCCAAGCCCGCATTTGTGCTCTGGTGCAAACCCCTTTACAAGTTAAATATGCTGGTACCATTGGCGTTCTCAGTGCGGGTACAGCGGATTTGCCCGTGGCGGAGGAAGCGGCCATCACAGCCAGCCTCTGCGGTTTCCGAGTGGAAAAACTCTGGGACGTGGGGGTGGCCGGCATTCACCGACTGTTGAGCCATCGAGAGTTAATCCAAGCCATGGATGTGTTGATTGTGGTGGCGGGCATGGAAGGGGCCTTGCCTAGTGTGGTGGCGGGGTTAGTGGACTGTCCCGTCATTGGGGTACCCACCAGCGTCGGCTATGGCACCAGTTTCGGCGGCGTTGCCCCCCTGTTAACCATGCTCAATTCCTGTGCGGTGGGGGTAGGGGTGGTCAACATTGATAACGGTTTTGGGGCGGCCATGTTGGCGGGGCAAATTCTCCGCACTGGCGATCGCCTGCAATCAAAATCAACTATGGCCAACGGTGGGCAGGGCAGCTAA